A genomic segment from Nicotiana tabacum cultivar K326 chromosome 9, ASM71507v2, whole genome shotgun sequence encodes:
- the LOC107760561 gene encoding putative LRR receptor-like serine/threonine-protein kinase At4g08850 isoform X1 — translation MASHHFICFLAIVSLTITLSESKACHPNDLKGLTDFKAAIHSDSSGRLKNWIGQDCCNWAGISCNSETGRVVEINLPGYYDAGDDFAPYFVSNTMSGSISPSITLLTSLESIDLSRLIGLTGQIPSSIGVLKNLKKLTLQNNQLSGALPESISNLTSLEFLNLENNLLTGSIPENIGNLQVLQELYLSNNSLTGKIPFSITKLHSISGLFLAQNQLVGEIPLPLNPGQWSTLQHLRLENNRLTGIIPSSVGYLTSLLRFSVANNQLTGPIPSTLGNLKYLQQLMVNNNQLSVVLPNSVCGLSELSVMFVSHNKILGSLPDCFSSFKHLREVDVPFKRLN, via the coding sequence ATGGCATCTCATCACTTTATCTGCTTTCTTGCAATTGTCTCTCTTACAATCACTCTTAGTGAAAGTAAGGCATGCCACCCTAATGATCTCAAGGGTCTCACTGATTTTAAAGCTGCAATACATTCTGATTCTTCTGGTAGGCTAAAAAACTGGATTGGCCAAGATTGTTGCAATTGGGCTGGCATTTCTTGCAACTCTGAAACAGGCAGAGTTGTAGAAATTAATCTCCCTGGTTACTATGACGCTGGCGATGATTTTGCTCCATATTTTGTATCAAATACTATGAGTGGCTCAATCTCTCCTTCAATTACACTTCTCACCTCTCTAGAATCCATTGATCTTAGTAGACTAATTGGATTAACAGGCCAAATTCCTTCATCAATTGGTGTTCTCAAAAATCTTAAAAAACTAACCTTACAAAACAATCAACTCTCTGGTGCATTACCTGAGTCCATTTCAAACTTGACTAGTTTGGAATTCTTGAATCTTGAAAATAATCTATTGACAGGGAGTATTCCAGAAAATATTGGGAATTTGCAAGTACTACAGGAGCTTTATTTGTCGAATAATTCATTAACGGGGAAAATCCCATTTTCAATTACAAAACTACATTCCATTTCAGGTCTTTTCCTAGCACAAAATCAGCTTGTAGGAGAAATACCATTGCCTTTAAATCCAGGCCAATGGTCTACACTACAACATTTGAGACTCGAAAATAATCGGCTCACTGGAATCATACCTTCATCAGTTGGCTATTTGACATCACTTTTGAGATTTTCTGTAGCAAATAATCAGCTAACAGGGCCTATTCCTTCAACTTTAGGGAACTTAAAATATTTGCAACAATTGATGGTCAATAACAACCAGTTATCTGTTGTGTTACCAAACTCCGTATGTGGACTTAGTGAACTTTCTGtcatgtttgtttctcataaCAAGATTTTAGGATCATTGCCTGATTGTTTTTCTTCCTTTAAACATCTTCGAGAAGTCGATGTACCATTCAAACGTTTGAATTAA
- the LOC107760561 gene encoding probable LRR receptor-like serine/threonine-protein kinase At4g08850 precursor (The RefSeq protein has 1 substitution compared to this genomic sequence), translating to MASHHFICFLAIVSLTITLSESKACHPNDLKGLTDFKAAIHSDSSGRLKNWIGQDCCNWAGISCNSETGRVVEINLPGYYDAGDDFAPYFVSNTMSGSISPSITLLTSLESIDLSRLIGLTGQIPSSIGVLKNLKKLTLQNNQLSGALPESISNLTSLEFLNLENNLLTGSIPENIGNLQVLQELYLSNNSLTGKIPFSITKLHSISGLFLTQNQLVGEIPLPLNPGQWSTLQHLRLENNRLTGIIPSSVGYLTSLLRFSVANNQLTGPIPSTLGNLKYLQQLMVNNNQLSVVLPNSVCGLSELSVMFVSHNKILGSLPDCFSSFKHLREVDVPFKRLN from the coding sequence ATGGCATCTCATCACTTTATCTGCTTTCTTGCAATTGTCTCTCTTACAATCACTCTTAGTGAAAGTAAGGCATGCCACCCTAATGATCTCAAGGGTCTCACTGATTTTAAAGCTGCAATACATTCTGATTCTTCTGGTAGGCTAAAAAACTGGATTGGCCAAGATTGTTGCAATTGGGCTGGCATTTCTTGCAACTCTGAAACAGGCAGAGTTGTAGAAATTAATCTCCCTGGTTACTATGACGCTGGCGATGATTTTGCTCCATATTTTGTATCAAATACTATGAGTGGCTCAATCTCTCCTTCAATTACACTTCTCACCTCTCTAGAATCCATTGATCTTAGTAGACTAATTGGATTAACAGGCCAAATTCCTTCATCAATTGGTGTTCTCAAAAATCTTAAAAAACTAACCTTACAAAACAATCAACTCTCTGGTGCATTACCTGAGTCCATTTCAAACTTGACTAGTTTGGAATTCTTGAATCTTGAAAATAATCTATTGACAGGGAGTATTCCAGAAAATATTGGGAATTTGCAAGTACTACAGGAGCTTTATTTGTCGAATAATTCATTAACGGGGAAAATCCCATTTTCAATTACAAAACTACATTCCATTTCAGGTCTTTTCCTAGCACAAAATCAGCTTGTAGGAGAAATACCATTGCCTTTAAATCCAGGCCAATGGTCTACACTACAACATTTGAGACTCGAAAATAATCGGCTCACTGGAATCATACCTTCATCAGTTGGCTATTTGACATCACTTTTGAGATTTTCTGTAGCAAATAATCAGCTAACAGGGCCTATTCCTTCAACTTTAGGGAACTTAAAATATTTGCAACAATTGATGGTCAATAACAACCAGTTATCTGTTGTGTTACCAAACTCCGTATGTGGACTTAGTGAACTTTCTGtcatgtttgtttctcataaCAAGATTTTAGGATCATTGCCTGATTGTTTTTCTTCCTTTAAACATCTTCGAGAAGTCGATGTACCATTCAAACGTTTGAATTAA